One window of Gloeothece citriformis PCC 7424 genomic DNA carries:
- a CDS encoding Uma2 family endonuclease yields the protein MTVQTAKQFYTFEEYIELEKTAESRNEYLDGEIIPMTGETTNHNEIAGNFYAYLKTALRQKNYKVFFNGVNLWIPRYRHGTYPDVMVIEGKPIYEGTGQRVVTNPSIIVEVLSKSTKNYDQGDKFLHYRSIPQFKEYILIEQTRYYVIQYTKTNDGKWLLTEYEGEENILSLESVDFEISFKDLYEGVEFDEEEA from the coding sequence ATGACTGTACAAACAGCAAAACAATTTTATACCTTTGAGGAATACATAGAACTCGAAAAAACTGCCGAATCTAGAAATGAATATTTAGATGGAGAAATTATACCTATGACTGGAGAAACGACAAATCACAACGAAATTGCAGGTAACTTTTATGCTTATTTAAAAACTGCCTTAAGACAGAAAAATTATAAAGTCTTTTTCAATGGTGTTAACCTATGGATACCTCGTTATAGACATGGGACGTATCCTGATGTTATGGTTATTGAAGGAAAACCTATCTATGAAGGAACAGGACAAAGAGTAGTAACTAATCCTTCTATTATTGTTGAGGTTTTATCTAAGTCAACTAAAAATTATGATCAAGGGGATAAGTTTCTTCATTATCGATCTATTCCTCAGTTTAAAGAATATATTTTAATTGAACAAACTCGATATTATGTTATTCAATATACAAAAACTAATGACGGAAAATGGTTATTAACGGAATACGAAGGAGAAGAAAATATATTATCCTTAGAGTCTGTTGATTTTGAAATCAGTTTTAAAGACCTTTATGAAGGGGTAGAATTTGACGAAGAAGAAGCCTAA